From the Xenorhabdus ishibashii genome, one window contains:
- a CDS encoding DUF423 domain-containing protein encodes MNSRAMLIFVGISGFFYVALGAMGAHMLAPILTPRQMEWIHTGLQYQGLHTLAMMVLAVLLMRQPVVPFGWSGIFFTAGIVLFSGSLYCLAFLPLKFLVYLTPIGGFSFLIGWLCVLIGALRLRKSALSHE; translated from the coding sequence ATGAACAGTCGAGCCATGCTTATTTTTGTTGGGATCAGTGGTTTTTTCTACGTGGCATTGGGCGCGATGGGAGCACATATGTTGGCACCTATCCTGACACCACGTCAGATGGAATGGATCCATACCGGCCTGCAATACCAAGGGCTGCATACCCTCGCAATGATGGTTCTGGCAGTTTTGTTGATGCGCCAGCCTGTAGTACCGTTTGGCTGGAGTGGGATTTTTTTCACGGCGGGAATTGTGCTGTTTAGCGGCAGCCTTTATTGTCTGGCCTTTTTACCGCTAAAATTTCTGGTTTATTTGACACCAATCGGTGGGTTCAGTTTTCTCATTGGTTGGTTATGTGTATTAATTGGCGCTCTGCGTCTAAGGAAATCGGCGCTTAGCCATGAATAA
- a CDS encoding transcriptional regulator GcvA, whose amino-acid sequence MSKRLPPLNALRVFDAAARHLSFTKAAEELFVTQAAVSHQMKSLEDFLGLKLFRRRNRSILLTEDGQSYYLDIKEIFTAINDATRKLQARSAKGALTVSLSPSFAIQWLVPRLSGFNQSFPGIDVRIQAIDREEDKLADDVDIAIFYGRGNWPGLRTDRLYPEYLLPVCSPALLTGDRPLRTPEDLANHTLLHDSSRRDWQAYVRQLDMQQQINVQQGPIFSHSAMVIQAAVHGQGVALANNVMAQNEIDAGRLVCPFNDVLVSKNAFYLVCHDNQAELGKIAAFRKWILTQAAVEQERLGFITQHT is encoded by the coding sequence ATGTCTAAACGTTTACCTCCACTCAATGCGTTACGCGTTTTTGATGCTGCGGCCCGTCATTTAAGTTTTACTAAAGCGGCAGAAGAATTATTTGTGACTCAGGCCGCTGTTAGTCATCAAATGAAAAGTCTGGAAGATTTTCTGGGATTAAAGCTTTTTCGTCGCCGTAACCGCTCGATATTGTTGACGGAAGATGGCCAGAGTTACTATCTCGATATTAAGGAAATTTTTACCGCCATCAATGACGCGACCCGCAAACTTCAAGCCCGTAGTGCCAAGGGAGCGTTAACGGTGAGTTTATCCCCCAGTTTTGCGATCCAGTGGTTAGTGCCTCGGCTGTCAGGTTTCAATCAGAGTTTTCCGGGGATTGATGTTCGCATTCAGGCAATAGATCGGGAAGAAGATAAACTGGCTGATGATGTCGATATCGCTATTTTTTATGGCAGAGGCAACTGGCCGGGGTTGCGAACCGATCGCCTTTATCCTGAATATTTACTACCTGTCTGTTCTCCTGCGTTACTGACGGGAGATCGCCCATTGAGAACTCCTGAAGATCTCGCTAATCATACTTTGTTGCATGATTCATCCAGACGGGATTGGCAAGCCTATGTTCGCCAGCTTGATATGCAGCAACAAATTAATGTCCAGCAGGGACCAATATTCAGCCACAGTGCGATGGTGATCCAGGCGGCTGTACATGGTCAAGGTGTTGCGTTAGCTAATAATGTTATGGCACAAAATGAAATTGATGCGGGGCGTCTTGTCTGTCCATTTAATGATGTTTTGGTCAGCAAGAATGCATTTTATTTGGTTTGCCACGATAATCAGGCAGAATTGGGCAAGATCGCGGCTTTCCGCAAATGGATACTAACCCAAGCTGCGGTTGAGCAAGAAAGGTTAGGATTTATTACCCAACACACTTAA
- the csdA gene encoding cysteine desulfurase CsdA, which produces MKTFDSEKFRQQFPALQQSTTFLDSAATALKPACMIEATEHYYQNHSATVHRSQHATAQAMTARYEQTRSLVAELINAPLSEDIIWTKGTTESINLVAQSYFRPRLNAGDEIIVSEQEHHANLLPWLILAQQTGAKIVKWTIGNQRQPEIDTLAELLNEKSRLVAISQMSNVTGAAVDLAQVTALAHQYDCCVLVDGAQGIVHTPVNVQQLDIDFYAFSAHKLYGPNGLGVLYGKSELLNAMSPWHGGGKMLTQVSFDGFTPEAVPYRFEAGTPNVVGVIGFAATLEWLKTIDIQLAESHAIALTDYTEQQLSTLAGFISYRVAGSSLLAFNIAGIHHSDLTTLIAEQNISLRSGQHCAQPLLDTLGISGCLRTSFMPYNNQQDADRLISAVKFALALLMDD; this is translated from the coding sequence ATGAAAACCTTTGACTCAGAAAAATTCCGCCAGCAATTCCCTGCCCTGCAACAATCCACCACATTTCTGGACAGTGCAGCCACAGCACTGAAACCAGCATGTATGATTGAGGCAACCGAGCACTATTACCAGAACCACAGCGCAACAGTACACCGCAGCCAACATGCCACTGCGCAAGCCATGACTGCTCGTTATGAGCAAACTCGTTCACTGGTAGCGGAATTAATTAATGCACCATTATCTGAAGATATCATCTGGACAAAAGGAACCACTGAGTCTATCAATCTGGTTGCCCAAAGTTACTTTCGCCCTCGTCTGAACGCTGGTGATGAGATCATTGTCAGCGAACAGGAACACCACGCTAACCTATTACCGTGGTTGATTCTGGCGCAACAAACCGGCGCCAAAATCGTTAAATGGACGATTGGCAATCAGCGCCAACCAGAAATCGATACTCTGGCAGAACTATTGAATGAAAAAAGCCGCTTAGTTGCCATCAGCCAAATGTCTAATGTTACTGGTGCCGCAGTAGATTTGGCACAAGTCACTGCTCTCGCCCATCAATATGATTGCTGTGTTCTGGTTGATGGTGCTCAGGGTATCGTTCACACACCTGTCAATGTACAGCAACTGGATATCGATTTTTATGCCTTTTCTGCCCATAAACTGTATGGTCCAAATGGATTGGGTGTGTTGTATGGTAAAAGTGAATTGCTGAATGCGATGTCACCGTGGCATGGCGGCGGCAAAATGCTGACTCAAGTCTCATTCGATGGTTTCACACCGGAAGCAGTACCTTATCGTTTTGAAGCGGGAACACCCAATGTTGTTGGCGTGATCGGCTTCGCAGCAACCCTGGAATGGTTGAAAACGATTGATATCCAGCTCGCAGAATCCCATGCGATTGCCCTGACGGATTACACCGAACAACAACTCAGCACATTGGCGGGTTTTATCAGTTACCGTGTCGCGGGTTCCAGCTTGCTGGCTTTCAATATCGCCGGAATACACCACAGTGATTTAACGACACTGATTGCAGAACAAAATATTTCCCTGCGTTCAGGCCAACACTGCGCCCAACCATTGCTGGATACTCTTGGGATCAGCGGCTGTCTGCGCACTTCGTTCATGCCTTATAATAACCAGCAAGACGCGGATAGATTGATCAGTGCCGTAAAGTTTGCGCTAGCGCTGCTGATGGATGATTGA
- the csdE gene encoding cysteine desulfurase sulfur acceptor subunit CsdE: MTQFSDNILAPHPFGTEITEQQLIENFQQCKLWEDRYRQLIGLAKKLPPLAGELKQQNIERSGCENRVWLGHQRFADGRLHFYGDSEGRIVKGLLAILLTAVEGKTPEQIVQTPLTELFQNLGLEQQLSGSRLNGVKSLINTIQEIANTYIHAMLDFRGELK; this comes from the coding sequence ATGACACAATTCTCAGACAACATTCTGGCTCCGCATCCATTCGGAACAGAAATTACAGAACAGCAACTTATTGAAAACTTTCAGCAATGTAAATTGTGGGAAGATCGTTATCGACAGCTTATCGGTCTGGCCAAAAAGCTGCCTCCTTTAGCTGGTGAATTAAAACAACAAAATATCGAAAGATCCGGCTGTGAAAATCGTGTTTGGTTAGGGCATCAACGATTTGCAGATGGCCGATTGCATTTTTATGGCGATAGTGAAGGCCGTATTGTCAAAGGATTATTAGCCATTCTGCTGACCGCCGTAGAAGGCAAAACACCAGAACAAATTGTGCAAACGCCTTTGACCGAGCTATTCCAAAACCTCGGCCTTGAACAACAACTCAGTGGCTCAAGGCTCAATGGTGTGAAATCCCTGATAAATACCATTCAGGAAATAGCTAACACCTATATTCACGCGATGCTCGACTTTCGTGGTGAGTTGAAATGA
- a CDS encoding IS630 family transposase: MGYSLDFRKRVLAYKDKHSLTFEQTSADLQARLAFIERISDYERAGRPIVYLDESGFAQSMPRQHGYSEKGLRCFGSHDWHAKGRINVIGAILENTFVTLSLFTENINADVFYAWMTQDLLPKLPHGAVIVMDNASFHKRNDTTQAIADSRCQLEWLPAYSPDLNPIEHKWGGAKAIRRQKRCSVDELFTEHIEYVRL, from the coding sequence ATGGGCTACAGCTTAGATTTTCGAAAAAGAGTATTGGCATACAAAGACAAGCATTCGTTGACTTTTGAACAAACGAGTGCTGATCTTCAGGCTCGTCTGGCATTTATCGAGCGCATCAGCGACTATGAGCGGGCTGGCAGGCCGATTGTGTATTTGGATGAAAGTGGTTTTGCTCAGTCGATGCCACGTCAACATGGCTATTCGGAAAAAGGGTTACGCTGTTTTGGTTCGCATGACTGGCACGCAAAAGGCCGTATCAATGTCATTGGTGCCATTCTCGAAAATACCTTCGTCACCTTAAGCTTGTTTACCGAGAATATTAATGCCGATGTTTTTTATGCGTGGATGACACAAGATTTGCTGCCAAAGCTTCCACACGGCGCCGTGATAGTGATGGATAATGCATCTTTCCATAAACGGAATGATACGACACAAGCGATAGCAGACAGCAGATGTCAACTGGAATGGCTTCCCGCTTATAGTCCGGATTTGAATCCAATAGAACACAAATGGGGCGGAGCAAAAGCGATCAGGAGGCAAAAAAGATGTTCGGTTGATGAGTTGTTTACGGAGCATATTGAATATGTCAGGTTATGA
- a CDS encoding pentapeptide repeat-containing protein, with translation MHLLESRSDYFDISFSKADFSDSNVEDTIFEACEFNHCNFSSAKLSRCKFNNCTFNHCNLGVIEIPDTRFYEIYFNECKLSGIDWTRAIWPNFNLDFELHFTKCILTNSSFLGLKLHSLKMEECRLVDVDFRESDLSNSVLTGCDFSGSLFNKTVLRSVNFTYSWGYNIDILNNTVVKAKFSRLEALSLLESLGIELVD, from the coding sequence ATGCATTTATTAGAGAGTAGATCTGATTATTTTGATATATCTTTCTCGAAAGCAGATTTTTCAGATTCAAATGTCGAAGATACGATCTTTGAAGCTTGTGAATTCAATCATTGTAATTTTTCTTCTGCAAAACTTTCCCGCTGTAAATTCAATAACTGTACTTTCAACCACTGTAATCTTGGTGTTATTGAGATTCCTGATACTCGATTCTATGAGATTTATTTCAATGAGTGCAAACTATCAGGTATAGATTGGACAAGGGCCATCTGGCCTAACTTCAATCTGGATTTCGAACTACATTTCACAAAATGCATTTTAACTAACTCTTCCTTCCTTGGGTTAAAATTACATAGCTTAAAGATGGAAGAATGTAGGTTAGTTGATGTTGACTTCAGAGAAAGTGATTTATCTAACTCTGTTCTAACAGGTTGCGATTTTTCGGGAAGTTTATTCAATAAGACAGTTTTACGTTCTGTCAACTTTACCTACTCATGGGGTTACAACATAGACATTTTAAATAACACTGTTGTTAAAGCAAAGTTCTCAAGATTGGAAGCTCTTTCACTTCTTGAGAGTTTAGGGATTGAACTAGTAGATTAG
- a CDS encoding ArnT family glycosyltransferase, with amino-acid sequence MNNPNKLTQTDIKALLLFIAFTLLYLLPGVYGHTPWKQDENYSFGIIHTMYETGNWLVTMNAGQPFMEKPPLYYWTATSFIHLLSHWLPIHDAARTASLFFSVINFSFFILLSRRIFDVKNFTDTRIWIAFALYASAPGLVRHSHDMFTDTSLITGTTIGLYGLLGLIKNEKTAYSCLWLIIGTTVTLLSKGVFIPGLLWICLVLAPIFLRHCRTKQYWLNALLSGIIALVLILPWPVMLFIEHPDLFKIWLWDNNIGRFLGFSVEDLGARGNLTMIPEAVLLFALPSGILAFIFILINPIKVLSDKHYFLCAAFVVLGVILLQISASGRALYLLPFIAPMAILATGIFIKIPQIIYKYLSIFSSLFWSVLVIFLWACYFLSLSTDYQHWLTPFSRWLPMSYQMHFSGFIVAAAALITAIWIAKSWLLSKSPDLRAAQNWVLGIATVWGLVFTLFVGWIDYTKGYKEAFLDLKQKLTGVYKENDCMASYYIGESEAPMLYYFTRVLHQQQSKFETPEKCDWLIVLSKEIEPAPEGMTLFWHGHRPNRDRENLVVYKKVELGDIKNNG; translated from the coding sequence ATGAACAACCCGAATAAATTGACACAAACAGATATCAAAGCCTTACTATTATTTATTGCTTTTACTCTGCTGTATTTGTTACCAGGTGTTTATGGACATACCCCTTGGAAACAAGATGAAAATTACAGTTTTGGTATTATTCATACTATGTATGAAACAGGGAATTGGTTGGTAACAATGAATGCCGGTCAACCTTTTATGGAAAAGCCTCCCCTATATTATTGGACAGCTACTTCATTTATTCATCTGTTATCCCACTGGCTTCCGATACACGATGCAGCCAGAACAGCTTCTTTATTTTTTTCAGTGATCAATTTTTCCTTTTTTATTCTGTTGTCGCGTCGCATATTTGATGTCAAAAACTTTACAGACACTCGAATATGGATAGCTTTTGCTTTGTATGCCAGTGCACCTGGATTAGTTCGCCACAGCCACGATATGTTTACTGATACCTCACTGATAACAGGAACCACTATCGGGTTATATGGCTTACTGGGATTAATCAAAAACGAAAAAACAGCTTACTCTTGTTTATGGTTAATCATTGGTACGACGGTAACACTCTTATCAAAAGGGGTATTTATTCCGGGATTATTATGGATTTGCCTCGTTCTGGCTCCTATCTTCCTTAGACATTGTCGAACTAAACAATATTGGCTAAATGCTTTATTGTCAGGGATCATTGCACTGGTTTTAATCCTGCCGTGGCCGGTCATGTTATTTATTGAGCATCCTGATTTATTTAAAATCTGGCTTTGGGATAACAATATCGGTCGTTTTTTAGGGTTTTCTGTTGAAGATCTTGGGGCAAGAGGGAATTTGACCATGATCCCTGAGGCAGTGCTATTGTTTGCTTTGCCATCAGGGATATTGGCTTTTATTTTTATATTGATAAACCCAATTAAAGTTCTGTCGGATAAACATTATTTTCTGTGTGCAGCATTTGTTGTATTAGGCGTTATTCTATTACAAATATCTGCCTCTGGACGTGCATTATATTTACTGCCTTTTATTGCGCCAATGGCGATCCTGGCTACAGGGATTTTTATTAAAATACCGCAAATAATTTATAAATATTTATCTATATTCTCTTCCCTATTTTGGTCTGTTCTGGTTATATTTTTATGGGCTTGTTATTTTTTGTCACTTTCCACGGATTATCAGCATTGGTTAACGCCATTTAGCCGATGGTTGCCAATGAGTTATCAAATGCATTTTTCGGGATTTATTGTTGCTGCTGCTGCCTTGATCACTGCGATATGGATAGCTAAAAGTTGGCTCCTTTCTAAATCACCAGACTTGCGCGCTGCCCAAAATTGGGTTTTAGGTATTGCTACAGTTTGGGGATTAGTATTTACATTATTTGTTGGCTGGATTGATTACACCAAGGGATATAAAGAGGCGTTTCTTGACCTAAAGCAGAAGCTGACGGGAGTGTATAAAGAGAATGACTGTATGGCATCGTATTATATTGGGGAATCTGAAGCACCAATGCTTTATTATTTTACCCGTGTTTTGCATCAACAACAGAGTAAATTTGAAACTCCTGAAAAATGTGATTGGTTGATTGTATTATCCAAAGAAATAGAACCTGCCCCCGAAGGGATGACGTTATTTTGGCATGGACATAGGCCAAATCGCGATCGTGAGAATTTGGTTGTTTATAAGAAAGTGGAATTGGGTGACATAAAGAACAATGGATAA
- a CDS encoding DNA polymerase II has translation MQINHVEQGFILTRHWKDAPSGIELVYWLATEAGARRITIPRQKAVAFVPQHALPKAKLLLTQERHCELKALPLKDFNRQPVAALYCPHYYQLQHLEKIFKEQNIPLYEADIRPPDRFMMERFITAPVWFSQKPDGSYQMKPNSTYRPNLQWVSLDIETSQHGELYSIGLAGCGEKTVFMLGPAQDNQQDIDFKLEYVASRPMMLEKLNEWLAHYDPDAIIGWNLVQFDLKVLQQHAERYNVPLKFGRNRALLEWREHGFKAGHFFASAEGRLIIDGIDALKTATWNFPSFSLEYVAQQLLGEGKAVDNPYDRMDEINRRFQQDKPALAHYNLQDCILVNRIFKKTDLMAFLLERATVTGLAVDRSGGSVAAFTHLYLPKMHRIGYVAPVQPTYFDDNSPGGFVMDSFPGLYDSVLVLDYKSLYPSIIRTFLIDPVGMVEGLANPDNKYAVPGFRQAFFSRTQHCLPDIVTQIWHEREKAKKQQNAPLSQALKIIMNAFYGVLGASGCHFFDPRLTSSITMRGHEIMHQTRKLIESQGYQVIYGDTDSTFIWLKRPHSEEEACQIGHSLTQFVNQWWQDHLKSEFNLESALELEFETHYRRFLMPTVRGAEQGSKKRYAGLSGDKVIFKGLETVRTDWTPLAQIFQKELYTLIFDQQPHQNYIREYITKTLAGEFDDRLIYRKRLRRKLSDYQRNVPPHVRAARLADEYNQQHHRPLQYQNGGWISYIITQAGPEPLENQTSAPDYEHYINKQLKPIADAILPFIQDDFMPLLTGQMNMSFE, from the coding sequence ATGCAGATAAATCATGTTGAACAAGGCTTTATTCTGACTCGTCACTGGAAAGATGCACCATCTGGTATTGAATTAGTGTATTGGCTGGCAACGGAAGCGGGTGCACGCCGCATTACTATTCCTCGTCAAAAAGCGGTTGCTTTTGTGCCTCAACATGCTCTGCCTAAAGCAAAACTTTTACTCACACAGGAACGGCATTGCGAATTAAAGGCGTTGCCATTAAAAGATTTCAATCGCCAGCCTGTTGCTGCGCTGTATTGCCCGCATTATTATCAATTGCAACACTTGGAAAAAATTTTCAAAGAGCAAAATATTCCCCTCTATGAAGCCGATATCCGTCCACCGGACAGGTTTATGATGGAACGCTTTATCACTGCTCCCGTTTGGTTCAGCCAGAAACCCGACGGCAGTTATCAAATGAAACCCAATTCCACCTATCGGCCAAATTTGCAATGGGTGTCACTGGATATCGAAACCAGCCAGCATGGTGAGTTGTATTCCATTGGCTTGGCTGGATGCGGCGAGAAAACCGTATTTATGTTAGGGCCAGCGCAGGATAATCAACAGGATATTGATTTCAAATTAGAGTATGTTGCCAGTCGTCCGATGATGCTGGAAAAACTCAATGAATGGCTGGCTCATTATGATCCTGATGCCATTATTGGCTGGAATCTGGTTCAGTTTGATTTGAAAGTGTTACAGCAACATGCTGAACGCTATAACGTGCCGTTAAAATTTGGGCGCAATCGGGCTTTGCTTGAATGGCGAGAACATGGTTTCAAGGCAGGGCATTTTTTCGCCTCAGCAGAAGGCCGTTTGATTATTGACGGCATTGATGCACTGAAAACCGCAACCTGGAATTTTCCTTCTTTCAGTCTTGAATATGTGGCACAACAACTTTTAGGGGAAGGAAAAGCGGTCGATAATCCTTATGACCGTATGGATGAGATCAACCGCCGCTTTCAGCAAGATAAGCCTGCCCTCGCCCATTATAATTTGCAGGATTGTATTCTGGTTAATCGTATCTTTAAGAAAACAGATTTGATGGCCTTCTTATTGGAACGTGCCACGGTAACAGGGTTGGCGGTGGATCGTAGTGGTGGATCTGTAGCGGCATTCACGCATCTTTATCTGCCCAAAATGCACCGTATTGGCTATGTTGCGCCCGTCCAGCCAACATACTTCGATGATAACAGCCCAGGCGGCTTTGTGATGGATTCGTTTCCAGGATTATACGATTCAGTGTTAGTGCTGGATTACAAGAGCCTCTATCCTTCAATTATTCGCACGTTTTTGATTGATCCGGTCGGCATGGTTGAAGGCCTTGCCAATCCAGACAATAAATACGCCGTCCCTGGCTTTCGTCAGGCATTTTTTTCCCGTACGCAACATTGCCTGCCGGATATCGTCACGCAAATCTGGCATGAACGTGAAAAAGCCAAAAAGCAACAAAATGCGCCGCTTTCCCAAGCCCTGAAAATTATTATGAATGCATTTTATGGTGTGCTCGGTGCCTCTGGCTGTCATTTTTTCGATCCTCGTCTGACTTCATCAATTACGATGCGTGGCCATGAAATTATGCACCAAACCCGTAAACTCATCGAATCACAGGGCTATCAGGTAATTTATGGCGATACGGACTCAACATTTATCTGGCTAAAACGCCCGCATTCAGAAGAAGAAGCCTGCCAAATCGGGCATTCTCTGACGCAATTTGTCAACCAATGGTGGCAAGACCATCTCAAAAGTGAATTCAATCTTGAGAGTGCATTGGAGTTGGAATTTGAAACACACTATCGGCGTTTCCTGATGCCAACGGTACGCGGGGCAGAGCAAGGCAGTAAAAAACGTTATGCCGGATTAAGCGGTGATAAGGTAATTTTCAAAGGGCTGGAAACGGTAAGGACTGACTGGACGCCGCTGGCACAAATATTTCAGAAGGAGCTGTATACTCTGATTTTTGATCAACAACCCCATCAGAATTATATTCGTGAATATATTACTAAAACGCTAGCGGGGGAATTTGATGACCGTCTGATTTATCGTAAGCGGTTACGCCGTAAGTTGTCTGATTACCAGCGCAATGTCCCTCCCCATGTTCGGGCAGCACGTTTGGCAGATGAATATAATCAACAGCATCATCGTCCTCTACAGTACCAAAATGGGGGCTGGATCAGCTACATCATCACTCAGGCCGGCCCTGAACCATTAGAGAACCAAACCTCAGCACCCGATTATGAACACTATATCAATAAGCAATTAAAACCGATTGCTGACGCCATCTTGCCATTCATTCAAGATGATTTTATGCCCCTGTTAACAGGGCAAATGAACATGTCTTTCGAATAA